Part of the Ornithinimicrobium flavum genome, GGCAGCGCTGGTCCTGGGCGGGACGCAGCTAGTCCCGGGCATCGCCACCGCCCTGGCAGGCTTGGCCCCATGAGCATCACCCAGCAGCCCGCTGGCCGACCGGCCCCGCGCCCGGACGCGCCCGCCTGGCTGCACCGCGTCATTCCCGTCCTGCTGCTGGTCGCTCTGATGTGGGTGAGCGAGGTGGTCGACCTGGTCATGCCGCTGGACCTGGACCGCTTCGGCATCCGCCCGCGCGACACCTCGCACCTGGCCGGGATCGTGCTCAGCCCGTTCCTGCACCTGGGCTTCGGGCACCTGCTGGCCAACACGGTCTCGCTGCTCGCCCTGGGCAGCCTGCTCGCGCTGTCGACCCGGCACCTGTGGCTGGTCACCGGCGGCGTGATCCTGCTCGGCGGGCTCGGGGTGTGGCTCCTCGGCGGGCCGGGCACCGTGCACATCGGGGCGAGCGGGGTGGTCTACGGGTATGCCGCGTTCCTCGCCGTCTACGGCTTCGTCGCCCGTCGCTTCGGGTCGGCGCTGGTGGGTGTGCTGGTGGTCGTGCTCTACGGCTCGATGCTGTGGGGCGTGCTGCCGCTGCGGGCCGGGGTGTCCTGGCAGGCACACCTCTTCGGGGCGCTCGCCGGCGTGGCGCTGGCGGTGTGGCTCGGCCGGCAGGACCGGGCCGAGCGTGCGGGACGGGTGGGCGTGCGGCGCAGGTGACGGGCTGAGTGCCCTGCAGCAGTCAGGCCTCGCACCCGGTCGCAGGCCCGGGGCCGCTCAGTCACAACCCGTGGCCACCTCCAGCGTGGCGTAGAGCTGCCGGGTCCGGTCGCCGGCCAGCCTTCCGAGCCGGTCGGTCAGGGCCTCGACGGCGACGTCGACGACCGCGTCCAGCTGCACGGGGCAGCTCCCCCCGGTCCGCCAGCTCGCGGCACCGGACGCAAGGGCCTAACCAGCCGGCTTCAGGCCGTGGCGCCGGACGAGTGCCAGGTAGAGCAGCGCCAACCCCGCACCGAGTGCGCCGTAGTGGGCGTCCACCACGTCCCGCGTGTTGGCCAGCGGCAGGAAGAGCTCGTAGCCGTAGTTGGCCGCGACGATGACCAGACCCACGACCACGACCTCACGGACCCCGGCGTCGTAGACCAGCCTGACCAGTCCGTAGAGCATCAGGACGAGGCAGGACAGGACGAGGTTGGAGGCGTGGCTGTAGAGCCCCGGGACCAGGGCCTCCACGTCCAGCAGCGGCGCGTCCGGGTGGTAGGCACCCACCCCGATGTTGGCCATGACGGCGAACAGCGCGAAGTAGACGACCCAGGCCCAGGGGCGCACCGTCCAGGACGTCTGCCGGACCGCGTCCCACCTGCTCATCTCCGCTGCACCAGCCACGGACACCAGCCCAGCTAGC contains:
- a CDS encoding rhomboid family intramembrane serine protease, whose amino-acid sequence is MSITQQPAGRPAPRPDAPAWLHRVIPVLLLVALMWVSEVVDLVMPLDLDRFGIRPRDTSHLAGIVLSPFLHLGFGHLLANTVSLLALGSLLALSTRHLWLVTGGVILLGGLGVWLLGGPGTVHIGASGVVYGYAAFLAVYGFVARRFGSALVGVLVVVLYGSMLWGVLPLRAGVSWQAHLFGALAGVALAVWLGRQDRAERAGRVGVRRR